DNA from Bubalus bubalis isolate 160015118507 breed Murrah chromosome 7, NDDB_SH_1, whole genome shotgun sequence:
GTAAGGGCCTCTGTACACAGCGTTTCCAGGGGCAGTCACAGGATTTCAACGCAAATCGTGGCCTTGTAGCACAGCGGCCACCACGCCATGGGCAGCTGGGAATCGTGTTCCTGACATGGGGGCAGCTGGCTGTCAGGCAGGGGGCGCGGGCTCGTGGAGCTCCTCCTCCCGGCCCCGGGGCACCCGCGGCAGTCTGTCCGCCCTTCCGGCTACGGCCCCTCCTGGCCGGTCCCCTCCACGCCTTCCCTGAGGTTCTGCTGGCGGACAAGTGACCCGAGGGCCCGGGCCCCTCTTCGGGAACCCCAGGCCGCCGACGCCTCCTCCGTGCGGCTGGCTGCGCTGCAGGGCCTCAGAGCTCGCTGTGGCCTCAGAGCTCGTTGTGGCGGGCCCTGGAGATGCGGCTGGACAGGTCCTGCATGTGCTTCTTCACCTGCAGGAACAGCGCGGGCTGGTCACACAGCAGAGCTGCGCATGGCCCGAGACTCAGCCTACCGCTGCAGAGAAGAGCTCGGCGGTTTGCTTTCCAAGTGCCTCCCCGCTGAGCCCCCATCTATAACTCATCAGATAAACTATCGGAGCAGCTCATTAACCAGAAACAGCCTCTGGGGAACCCCGCGAACAGCCTCTCTCTCCACCCAGCATCCTCActtcttgttttcttcttgatgagtctggctgaaGGTTTATCAATTCTGTTTGAAAGTAAAAGTAaggtccctcagtcgtgtctgactgtgtgaccccatagactgtagcccaccgggctcctccatccatggaattctccaggcaagagtaccggagtgggttgccattgccttctctggggatcttcccgacccagggatggaacccgggtctcccacactgcgcgCAGAGCCCCCACAtaattctgtttatcttttctaACAAACCAGCTCTTCGTCTCGTTGACCTAATTTTTTTCgtcttttttcctcctccacGTTTCTGCTCTGACCTTCGTCCCTGCCCCTCTGCTGACTCTGGGTTTGTCTGTCCTTTCTCTGGTTCCAGTGTAAGGTCAGGTTGCACGTTCCGCCGCCCGAGGCGGGCTTGTGGCTACACACCGCCCTCCTGGAGCTGCCCCTGTGACGTGCCCTAGGTCTGGGGTCTGGGACGGTCTCTCGTCTCCAGGTCACTCTGATTTCTTCCTACGTTTCTTCAATGATCCACTGATTGTTTAGTAGCCTACTGTGTACCCTCTGTGTGTTATGGTTTTTGCACTTTTTTCCCTGTAGTTTAACCTGATTTTCAAGCTATGTGGTTTCAGGGCGCaacaaaaaatacacaaaaacaaacaacgaCAGACAGTGAATGAAGACCCAGCCCGTCCCTGGCTCCCCAGGCTCTGTCCTCATCGCAGTGGTGGGGGCCTCCGTGGCCTCCCAGGGCCcggctctgccctcctccccggTCTCTGCCCTCCACCCCGGGCTCTGCCCTGCTCCCCGGGCACATAGAGCCCCTGGGCGGGAGCCCCCTGGGCTGGTGGGGCCTGGAGCGGGGCAGCAGCTGGGGCTTCCACGGAGCACCACTGGGGAagcttccctcttcttcctctcgtCACAGCAAGGTCTGGCTTCTCCCTGGTTGTCACCCCCAATTCTGgtactttcctttctttcccctctaACTTATCCTGAACGGGGAGAGTGCCGTGTACAGGAGGCACAGAGGAGGTCCCTGCAGAGCCCTCTGCGGGCCTGGGCTCCCCTGCGCCCACAGCGGTGCCCACGCCTGTGCCGCTGGCTCCGCAGGTCCACGCCGCCTGCCCCTCGCTCCTTCAGacctgaacccaggccccctccgGAGACGGGCCCCTCACATCTTGGTGCCTGGGAGGTGCCCTGAGCTGTGGGCTCACTGCTGATGACCAGAGGGAGGCCCTGCCGGGTCAGGTGCCCCAGCGAGGGGGCTTCAGTCTCTGTGTTCTGTACGTGCTCTGGGATTCTCACGTCACCCCACCGAGGGCACCCGCCGCACACGGGGAGCGACCCTGTGAGGGCCACCTGCTGTGGCCCATTCCCCGTGGCGCCCAGTGTGGAACCCACGTGTCCCTGGCCCAAAGGTCCGCCTGCTCCTGCGGCCACTCAGGAGCCCCCAGAACCACCGGGCAGCTCGTGGGGATGAAGGTCACTCAGGACCAGGGGCGGGGCACACGTCTCAGCTGTGCGGCTGGAAGAGCCCGGCTCCGTCCTGCCTGCCCGCCGCGCCCCGTGGGTGCAGCCGCACCAAACCTCTTGCTGGTCACCTGGTGGGGGGCccggaggtggggtgggggggtggtggggaggcctGGGAGGCCCCTGCCCCGCAGCCCAGCCCCAACCCCCCTCAGGGCTGTGCAGCCCCCGGGCAGGGGCGGGGGTCTGACCGTGTGTCCGATGCCCCTGCAGAGCACCGTGGGCGTGGATGAGCCCCGGGGGCGGCAGGCGGCCACATACCCACCTTGTAGCCCAGCTCCTTGGTCTTCTCCTCCAGCATGGCGTAGCGCTCCTTGTTGCGGGTGACGTGCTCCTGGTCCCCAAAGCTCTCCACGTGCTTCAGCTTCTGGTGAGAAATTTCTAGCTGCTTCTGGTAATGGTTGTGCTTTTCAATTTTAACTTCAAAGTGCTTGAGCTCCTCCTGGGATGAGATTGAAACAACTGAACCTCCCTGACACGCCCCACCACCTCCGGGCCTGCGACAGACGCCTCCCACACATGTCCACCACTTTCAGCTCTGCAGGCCCCTGGAGCGCAGCGCCCACCCCGCCCCGCGCTCCTGTCCAGGGAAGCAGCAGCCTCCCAGCCCCGGGGGCCGTGCCCTTCCCTGACCCCTGACCTGTGGGGGCTCTGCCACGACAGGACCGCGTGGAGGCGAGTGACCCCAaaaccctccctccctctgggccCAGCACAGGCCCTACAGGGCCTCAGGGGTGCCTCCATAACCCTCTGAATCCACCTGTCCTACGAGCCTACTCCTCACACCCGGCGAGCCCCAAACTCAGCAGACGGCCTGGAGGCACAGTGCCCGCCGCTGCTGCTACTACCAAGTCACGTCAGTCgcgtccggctctgtgcgaccccatagacggcagcccaccaggctcctccgtccctgggattctccaggcaagaacactggagtgggctgccatttccttctccaatgcatgaaagtgagaagtgaaagtgtccGCTGCTGGAGGTAGGCTTTGTCCCACACGGGCCTCCGACCAGGACTCGGGGCAGCGGGGGGCGACTGGAGACGGTGCTGTGCACACGCTGGCCTGCTCGGGTTGGAGAAGGGGGCCTTTCCCGCGTCATCAGCGCGTCCACCAAGGAGACGCTGCCACCCCACGGGGCTGGGGCGCCACCCTTACCCGGAAGGACTCCAGCTCCTTCTCGGTGAAGTTGGCTGACTTGGCCATGTCCCAGAGGTCCAGCACCCGGGGCTCCGTGAACTCTGCACAAGAGTGAAGACGAGCGGTGACTCCTGCCCGGGACGCCCGGGGGCCCACGTGCCACCTGTGCAGTGCACAGGGCGTGTTCCAGCGTCCTCGGGAAGCACTGCTTGCGCCCACGCTCAGCCGGCAGCTCCCAGGTCAGGCCGCCACTCCCCAGGGCACAGGAGCCGCTGCTTGAGTGAGCAAGGGGCGCACTCCAGGGCTGGGGGGCGCCTCTGACTCTGCGGGGTCCCTCACCCGCAGCTCTAGGCTGAGGCTCAGGCTGCTGCCTGTCCTCACAGCTCCGGAGCAATGGAAACCAAATGGAGGGAACCCTTTAGCCAGCGCTTGTCAGCCACCTCTCTCCAGCCCTGGAGGAAGCTGGGAGCAGGTGGGCCGCGTGGCCAGCACCCCACGCCTCCCCTGCAGGCCCCTCCTGTCGCCCTAGGCTGCAGGGAGCACAGGAAGCACTCCAGCAGGGGCCGCCAGGTGTGCCGCCCCTGGAGGGCGGGGCTGAGGCACCGCGGCCAGCCTTGGCCCCACCCCTCCGCACGGCCGGGCCCGCGGGGGTCCCTGCTCCCTGGAAACTCAGCGGGTCGGCACAGTGGGCCTGCGGCATGGTCCGGGCGCCTCACCCCCGCGGGCTGAGCAAGCGCAGGGCGCCCGCGTCGGGCCGAGGAGCAGGGAGCCCGTCTCGCGGCCTTGACGTGCCCCTGGGCGAAGAGCAGTGGCCGCCCCGTGGTCAGCGCTCGGGGAACAGAGGGTGGAGGACGCCAGGACGGGTGTCCCAGTTGGGTGGCGGCTCACCAGTCTCGGAGCCGTAGCCCTGGTGGCTGACCCTGCGCAGCCGGTCGAAGCCCTGGCCGATGTTCCGCAGCCGGTCCTTCAGCTCCGCATGCCTGCTCGCCAGCGCCTCCGCCTGCACGCCACTCAGGTCCACTGGCCCGATGGCGTTCTCGTGGCTTTCTGCCGGAGCCAGGCCGGGGGCCTGTGAGGGGCCGGCCCGGGACGCTGCGCCCCGCGTCCCGCCCTGCTGACTCCAAGGTGGGCCCTGAGACCACCACCCCTTGGGGGCCACCCCCGAGGCGACAGGAGAGGCGGCCCGTCTGAGCACCTGACGGGGCCCGAGCCACTCCTGCTCAGAAGCCGGGAGGCCTGAGGGCGTGCACCACCCCCTCCTTGTTCTGGAACAGTCTGGGCCGGCCGGGGCAGGGAGCACCttcagccccccccccccccccttctgGAACATTCTGGGCCCGGGCTGCCGCAGGGAGCACCTTCGGCCCCGCCCCCGAGGGCGTGGCACCCCCCCCGCGGCCCCCCACACCGTTCTGGAACAGTCTGGGCCCCTACGGCGCAGGGAGCACCTTCGGCCCCGCCCAGGGTCTCCAGCAGCGCGTGGTACTCCTGCACCTTCTCCTTGTGGTGCTGAAGCTCCCGCCACAGCTTGTCCAGTTCTTCGCTGGAGAACTTCCCCGAGGTCTTCGCCTGCAAGGGCAGCGCCTCCGGTGAACGCCCGGGGCCAGCGGGACCCCAGCACAGGCCCGGTTCTCAGCCTTCACCCACCTTACCGCGGGGCAGGGCAGGAGCCCAGACCTGACCGCCTCCAGGGCGGATGGCGGGGAGACCACCCAGCTAGCCGGGCATGGGGATGGACCCCAGCAGGACCTTGGGCCggggcaggggccaggggagTCCTGGCCACTCCCCAGGGCATCGCCCCACctgcccaggggtgggggtgcaggatGCATACACACGAGGGAATAACGGGTCCAGGGCTCAGCCCCGAGGAAGCTCCCCACTCCGGCCCCACCCCCATGAGCAAGGATGGCAGGTCCCAGAGAGAAGACCCCCACGGCCCCCCGGCCAGCAGGCACCCCCACCCCGGCCGAGCTCACAGAAACCATCCACAGGATCCAATCGCAGATCACACACAGATGACCccggacacaggtttgacccccgTGGGCCCATTTACGtgcagattatttaaaaaaaaccactGCACTGCTATGCGATCAGCAGTTGGCTGACTCTGCAGACAGAGGGCTGACTCCCAGTTACATGCGGGttctccctgggcagggaagggtCAGTGCCCCCGCTGCCCGCCCTGTTCACAGGTCGACAGTCCAGGCACCAAGTGAAAAGAGCCGCTCATGACACCCTGAGCCTGCGTTTCTAACCACAGGTTCACGAGCACGCTTGGCAACGCGCGAGGCTCAGGCCCCCATGTGCCACGAGAAACTCCATGCAAACACGGGTTGCGAGCTCCTGTTCACAGCAGCAAGCATTCCAGGTGGGGCAGACATGGGACTACAAGccagtggggctggggaggagggcccGCAGGGTGAGACGGGCCGCCCCGGGCAGGACGCCAGGGCCGAGGGTGGCTCTCGGCAGAGGGTACCTTGTGCCACAGCTTCTCCAGCCGGGGGTCCTCCAAGCTCTCATCGTCAGGGCCGTGGTCGACGAAGTTGTTGCTCACGACCCGCGAGTCCTTCCTGCCGTCCAGGCCATACTTGGCCAGGATGACTAGGAGGGAGCAGGGCGGGGTcagggaggtgggctgggggctGTACCCTCCTCTGCCGCTCAGGACCTGGGGAAGGAGCAGGGACCCggggctccccccgcccccggccggcTTCCAGCCaacccctccaccccctccctgtGCGGAGAGCCGCGCACAGGCCTGGCACCCATGGGACCACCTTTGGACCGGCTGCACAGGTTCGCCAAACCAAAACCCGCCATCTGATTCTGTCGAGGAGCAAGCTCCAACTGGGGCGGAAGTGGACAGGGCCACGTGGGCAGGGGCAGCCCCCCCACAACCCATGTCTTTATCTGGAGAAGATTTCTAACGGTGGGATCTTGCTGTCAACAGCTGCCAGGGGAAAGTTTACTAATGACAGTGGAGCCGGGGCGGGGGGACACTGGCTCAGCCGCTGCTGGCTGGTCATTGCAGGCCAGCAACCGGCTGACGTTTCTCCGTAGCTCCCAGGACACAGCGCCCACCCACGGCCTCCGCACCACACAGGGGCCTGCATCTCTGCACAGTGTCGGAGAGGGTGGGTGCCTGGGGAGGTCTGGAGGCAGCTCTCTGCGCAGCGGGGCTGGGCTGCTGGGTCTGCCCTGGACACCGGTCCTGGTGTCTCCGCCCACTCCCATCAACCACCCCGCTGCCCCGCCCTCCCTGCTCAGAGGGATGGGGCCCCCAGGCTGCAGACAGGATCCACCCTCCAGGCTTCACACCGGGGCTTCCTGGGGTCCTGGGCTTCCTCTCCCCTGACCTCCATCCCTGGCGTCCTCGTTCAAGCTGAGGCCACCTGgcccctgacccccagcccctcctctgggcCTGACTCCACGAGCACTGGACACGCATGGTCCCTGAGGGGCCCGCAGCCTCCTGTGCAGCCCACACCCAGCTCCTGGCCTTGGGCCTGCTGTTGGAGGCACCTTGGGCCCCGTTCACACTGAGCTCACCTCGTGGGGCTAAACTGCCCTGTCTACCCTGCCTGGGGGCTCAGCCCACAGGGGTCTGAGTGAGCCATGGAGAGGCTGTGCTCCTGGTGTCCAGCCTGTGGTTTTCGAAACATTAAGAACCCGTGTGTGACCCTCTCCCTAAACTGCAGAAGCCCTTCACCCGACGACGGGAGCCAGACCCACAGGAGGTGCAGCCCGCGGGGTGGCCCAGCCGTCCGTGAGGACTTGGCTTGGGGGGGCGGGTCTGCCGTCAGCCCAGCCTCCAGGCCAACCCTCCACGCCAGCCTCCTGAGACGCCGGGCACGGGTGACCACCGTCTGCAGGGCGCAGGGCAGATCTGGCCACCGCTGGGTCCTGGTCTGGATGCCACACTATGTGGACACCTAGGTGTGGCATCTGCCTTGTAAAGGGGCTGGGTcggttggggggtgggtgggatgtGGGGTCTCGGGCCACACCCAGAAGACAGCCAGCCGCTCGGGGACCACCACCCCCAGATCGGCAGGCCCAGCTCAGGCCCCAGCTCTCCAGGCCGGCTGAGTCTCCTGCCAGGTCACCTGGGCGCCCACAGAGACCAGTGTCACCCAGACAAACAAGGCGGCCTGTCTGGGCACGGCCGTGGACCGGGAAGGCTCTGCTCTTCCCAGGGGACTAGACCCCAGGAACACCCCACCTCCTCGTCCAGGTGACTCCAGGCCGCCCCGGCCGTCTTCCCGGACCAGACAGACCCGGGGCTTCGGCCGCTGGGAGCTCGCTCAGCCGGATGCCCTTGCCCTGGACCCCCTCCCACCAGCCAAGGCCCATCGAGGACAGCCTGGCAGCTGCACCCGCCTGGAGCTGAGGGTCACCCTGCAGGGCTCAGGCTCACAGGAGCGGTCCTGACTCTTGTCCTGCCCACAGACCAAGACAGAACACCAAGCTGGAGCCTGAGCCGGGGCGACCACTGCCCTTGGCCAGAGGAGAGGGGAGCGAGAAGAGAAGTACCACTGAGGCTGCGGACCAGCTTCGCCTCTTCCTCCCCGTCCTCATCCAGGCCCTCAGCCTTCAGCTTCTTCCACTTGAATTCATCCCGCTCTTGAATCTTCAGATCAGTGTGGAGGTCGGACAACTTCAAAGGAGGAAGATTCAGCTgcgggaggaggagaagagaggacgCCTGACCACCAGCTGCATGGTGACCAATGACAGCCCAGAAGAAACTGACCTCAGAGAGGAGACgccagaggtggggaggaggagccGGGGTCCTGGGTGCTCAAGATCCCGCTCACGCTCCCGCACGAGAATGTCAAAGGGGCCTCTGTGCACGGCGTGGAGCCCACCGGCCCTTAGGCCCCAGGCCCACCCTCCAGCCTCAGCGGACACCGcgtcctcagggagccccagggcATCGGCGGCCTGTGCGCGGGCGCT
Protein-coding regions in this window:
- the LRPAP1 gene encoding alpha-2-macroglobulin receptor-associated protein, producing MASRRVLSGLRAVRRPPRLLLLLLLLLGPWAAAGHAGKYSREKNEPAPPSKREPAAEFRMEKLNQLWEKAQRLNLPPLKLSDLHTDLKIQERDEFKWKKLKAEGLDEDGEEEAKLVRSLSVILAKYGLDGRKDSRVVSNNFVDHGPDDESLEDPRLEKLWHKAKTSGKFSSEELDKLWRELQHHKEKVQEYHALLETLGGAEESHENAIGPVDLSGVQAEALASRHAELKDRLRNIGQGFDRLRRVSHQGYGSETEFTEPRVLDLWDMAKSANFTEKELESFREELKHFEVKIEKHNHYQKQLEISHQKLKHVESFGDQEHVTRNKERYAMLEEKTKELGYKVKKHMQDLSSRISRARHNEL